Proteins encoded together in one Halorubellus sp. JP-L1 window:
- a CDS encoding ferritin-like domain-containing protein, giving the protein MSLGQRVTDDHQLARLLQIGVVLEEVVESRAYHHLESFDAGERDPAVEALLEDAAVESADHRDRLEALVADLNAETVAYEEINALVEAKYAQTAPEDFDDLLYDQLCNEETAYKFYDDLIEAIEASDTEFSIDRERVLEVLAAIREEEAEGVEEVTDLMEAHE; this is encoded by the coding sequence ATGAGTTTGGGACAGCGCGTCACCGACGACCACCAGCTCGCGCGTCTCCTCCAGATCGGCGTGGTGCTGGAGGAGGTCGTCGAGTCGCGCGCGTATCATCACCTGGAGTCCTTCGACGCCGGGGAGCGCGATCCGGCGGTCGAGGCGCTCCTGGAGGACGCCGCCGTGGAGTCCGCGGACCACCGCGACCGCCTGGAGGCACTCGTCGCGGATCTGAACGCGGAGACGGTCGCGTACGAGGAGATCAACGCGCTCGTCGAGGCGAAGTACGCCCAGACCGCGCCCGAGGACTTCGACGACTTGCTCTACGACCAGCTCTGTAACGAGGAGACGGCGTACAAGTTCTACGACGACCTGATCGAGGCGATCGAGGCGAGCGACACGGAGTTCAGTATCGATCGCGAGCGCGTCCTGGAGGTGCTCGCGGCAATCCGCGAGGAGGAAGCGGAAGGCGTGGAAGAGGTCACGGACCTGATGGAGGCGCACGAATGA
- a CDS encoding PadR family transcriptional regulator: MTKYVQSGMRRDVLALLAADPRRGQQLKTALEAHYDEHIEPKTFYGALDALADAGHVTTETEGVHDVYRLTPGGRRMLEEHARWLHDTVEPDD; encoded by the coding sequence ATGACGAAGTACGTCCAGAGCGGGATGCGTCGCGACGTGCTCGCACTCCTCGCCGCCGACCCACGCCGCGGTCAACAACTCAAGACCGCACTCGAAGCCCACTACGACGAACACATAGAACCCAAGACGTTCTACGGCGCCCTCGACGCCCTCGCCGACGCCGGCCACGTCACCACCGAAACCGAAGGCGTCCACGACGTCTACCGACTCACGCCCGGCGGCCGACGAATGCTCGAAGAACACGCCCGCTGGCTCCACGACACCGTCGAGCCCGACGACTAA
- a CDS encoding C2H2-type zinc finger protein: MPVDTSIPDDADAHRCPYCSRPFADPARVDLHVGLKHYDVCDDDEAAAFEDAYTGENEMIRLYRLKATAAIVLLYFGFLMVYAFFA; this comes from the coding sequence ATGCCAGTCGACACAAGTATCCCCGACGACGCCGACGCGCACCGCTGCCCGTACTGTTCGCGGCCGTTCGCGGACCCGGCCCGCGTCGACCTCCACGTCGGCCTCAAGCACTACGACGTCTGCGACGACGACGAAGCCGCGGCGTTCGAGGACGCCTACACCGGCGAGAACGAGATGATACGCCTGTACCGCCTGAAGGCCACGGCCGCCATCGTCCTCCTCTACTTCGGGTTCCTGATGGTGTACGCGTTCTTCGCGTGA
- a CDS encoding metal-dependent transcriptional regulator, translating into MNTAEQYLKAIYLAQRLEDGPAATGTLADMLEVSPASVNEMIGKLEERELVDHEKYKGARLTDEGIRRAEDALQTYCIIERFLANVLEVEDFRGEATALEAVIDDTVAERLDTIIDRRGECPDCFDAESDKCEYLEVPADAD; encoded by the coding sequence ATGAACACCGCAGAACAGTACCTGAAGGCGATCTATCTGGCCCAGCGCCTCGAGGACGGGCCGGCGGCGACCGGGACGCTCGCGGACATGCTGGAGGTGTCGCCCGCGAGCGTGAACGAGATGATCGGGAAGCTAGAGGAGCGCGAGCTCGTCGATCACGAGAAGTACAAGGGCGCGCGCCTGACCGACGAGGGCATCCGGCGGGCGGAGGACGCGCTCCAGACGTACTGCATCATCGAGCGGTTCCTCGCGAACGTCCTCGAGGTCGAGGACTTCCGCGGGGAGGCGACGGCGCTGGAGGCCGTCATCGACGACACGGTCGCAGAACGCCTCGACACGATCATCGACCGCCGCGGCGAATGCCCGGACTGCTTCGACGCCGAGTCCGACAAGTGCGAGTATCTGGAAGTGCCAGCGGACGCGGATTGA